In Plasmodium gaboni strain SY75 chromosome 7, whole genome shotgun sequence, the following are encoded in one genomic region:
- a CDS encoding Cg7 protein → MDYEEIICVHLNLKFIILKNIEKDDNCLCDDFVINLPDVNDIDSSNSSKGYFIKKFHGLLKKRKKNEYECVISGTLNEIANFLYEHIELFIEIKKEEKRCKENVDDYVDNVQVIERNGKENKDENKRRDYHHIDNDKINYNNYNSDNNDNYCNDNYTSEEVLKRKNKNIFSYEEKKLDKNKIHLLKSVDMHDNLNFDNESIYFKCLFSDLINDFEYIQNKKYENISNFYISSDLIFSICLKLEEHLIEKEDLQKIYLKNDNNIHMKLEKYDNKYKHVLNLFHMNSIFYLYVNFNQYNKQFFLNNDIEVAIGETIQNVSEKVRLGDDNSRGGDIQIGLRERHVINNMKEKREILYRENKEEQYDNISDHHNNNNMDNINNMRDIKNDKLTHGIHHFNTGCHFSLILVDNIKELADYFYINNFCLHFNGIKLYVDKKGIFTFDHMKNKTEVKDQWVFYKDSKKITYNLNTINSINNNDKPINIRASIISIFLNTSINNGMDSFGYSSSSIVHHPYNIDESYNNNQSLYKDIMNDGVSPIVLNNDMTTSNMNNAIYNMIPNVIPNTVCNTTCNFFVSVNNCHILELSNIYAEKRKKNENEFYLKMESDLFDEKFKSELYLFRENAKIELKDCYVNHNFEVKDEEELYHNLEGRKLFFELYMKEKESEINIGVGEFHINNIISELNEIMIKQKSPHYYKFNYRVCLYLNVFKEKYLTSELNVEIYVSLKEDILLNSCMRGINKNKDTNTNKNTNKNTNKNTNIKYNNNNKKNDGDDNIYGNHQVVDINSNNNNYNNNNLNSMQNNYNDNFKNLSSHTTNTTHFNTKNIPRNLYEFKIWKEKEEDMMRNILKKKEEQLIRKFSKKYEIMEKERKSEFEKKKNELKEIIIKMKEEQINIINNKNMLKLKDKELNEEIYSLEKKLKKIKYVYEKSLYTFKEKLKKNELNESVIKENDELRNNYKKVIKENRFLLKEKDHMKNMLNKYNHKDNVIISKTYFQQINQELKYFKENNTNNLLLLNNKKYNENIQSYIKMIHKNRKKSLQHISNFIIQLENIYDLINNEIVEQQFHNILKSINDIKYILNDEIKQEKNIMDILSLSQSPKLMKTKNNDHYISNSYMLEEKQNEKVLQNDTLFEEHIYKHNHPQQKEKKNQQEQQQEQQQEQQQEQQHNNNNNNNNNTFKDNPLSKKKELLLPCVDKKKKLNNIYTSKDEKKIKNTKLFMVKDKSNVITKKIHDKKNNKVIENLKSEISRLIQTGIYNEDDEIIISMKKKLNALVN, encoded by the exons ATGGATTACGAAGAAATAATATGTGTGCATTTAAActtaaaatttataattttgaaGAATATAGAAAAGGATGATAATTGTTTATGTGATGATTTTGTTATAAATTTACCAGATGTGAATGATATTGATTCATCTAATAGTTCTAAAGGatatttcataaaaaaatttcatgggcttttaaaaaaacgaaagaaaaatgaatatgaaTGTGTTATAAGTGGTACTTTAAATGAGATAGCTAATTTTTTGTATGAGCATattgaattatttattgaaataaaaaaagaagaaaaaaggTGCAAAGAAAATGTGGACGATTATGTAGATAATGTTCAAGTTATAGAAAGGAATGGAAAGGAAAATAAGGATGAGAATAAAAGAAGAgattatcatcatattgataatgataagataaattataataactataatagtgataataatgataactattgtaatgataattatacTTCTGAAGAAGTtttaaaaaggaaaaataaaaatatattttcttatgaagaaaaaaagttggataagaataaaattCATTTACTAAAAAGTGTAGATATGCatgataatttaaattttgaCAATGAAAGTATTTATTTCAAATGTTTATTTAGtgatttaataaatgattTCGAATATATACAAAACAAAAAGTATGAAAACATAAgtaatttttatataagtTCTGATTTGATATTTTCTATATGTTTGAAATTAGAAGAGCATTTAATTGAAAAAGAGGatttacaaaaaatttatttaaagaatgataataatattcatatgaaATTAGAAAAgtatgataataaatataaacatgtgttaaatttatttcatatgaatagtatattttatttatatgttaatttcaatcaatataataaacagTTTTTTCTAAATAATGATATCGAAGTAGCTATAGGAGAAACAATACAAAATGTAAGTGAAAAGGTAAGACTTGGTGATGATAATTCAAGGGGGGGCGATATCCAAATAGGTTTAAGAGAACGGCATGtgataaataatatgaaagaaaaaagagAAATTTTATATAGAGAAAATAAAGAGGAACAATATGATAACATAAGTGatcatcataataataataatatggataatattaataatatgcGTGATATTAAGAATGATAAATTAACCCATGGTATTCATCATTTCAATACCGGCTGTCATTTTAGTTTAATATTAgtagataatataaaagagCTAGCtgattatttttatattaataacTTTTGCTTACATTTTAATGgcataaaattatatgttgATAAAAAAGGTATTTTCACCTTTGAtcatatgaaaaataaaactGAAGTTAAAGATCAATGGGTGTTTTATAAAGACTcgaaaaaaataacatataatttaaatacGATAAATtcaattaataataatgataaacCCATAAATATTAGAGCAAGTATCatttcaatatttttaaatacaaGTATAAATAACGGTATGGATTCGTTTGGTTATAGTTCAAGTAGTATAGTTCATCATCCTTATAATATAGATGaatcatataataacaatCAGAGTTTATATAAGGATATAATGAATGATGGTGTATCTCCTATTGTTCtaaataatgatatgaCAACATCTAATATGAATAATgctatatataatatgattcCTAATGTTATTCCTAATACTGTATGTAACACGACgtgtaatttttttgtatcAGTAAATAATTGTCATATATTAGAGCttagtaatatatatgcagagaaaagaaaaaagaatgaaaatgaattttatttaaaaatggAGTCTGATTTGTTTGATGAGAAGTTTAAATCGGAGTTGTATTTATTTAGAGAGAACGCAAAG ATTGAACTTAAAGATTGCTATGTGAACCACAATTTTGAAGTAAAGGACGAAGAAGAGCTGTATCATAATTTGGAGGGAAGAAAACTTTTCTTTGAACTTTATATGAAAGAAAAGGAGAGTGAAATAAACATAGGAGTTGGAGAATTTcatataaacaatattataagtgaattaaatgaaataatGATTAAACAGAAGTCTCcacattattataaatttaattatagagtatgtttatatttgaATGTTTTTAAAGAGAAATATTTAACATCCGAATTGAATGttgaaatatatgttaGTTTAAAGGAGgacatattattaaatagTTGCATGAGAggtataaataaaaataaggaTACAAACACAAACAAAAACACAAACAAAAACACAAACAAAAACAcaaacataaaatataataataataataaaaaaaatgatggtgatgataatatttatgGTAATCATCAGGTTGTAGATATAAAcagtaataataataattataataataacaatttAAATAGTATGCAGAATAATTACaatgataattttaaaaacCTATCAAGCCATACAACAAACACAACACATTTCAATACAAAGAATATACCTAGAAACCTATACGAATTTAAAATATggaaagaaaaagaagaagatatgatgagaaatattttaaagaaaaaagaagaaCAACTAATTAGAAAGTTTAGTAAGAAGTATGAAATAATGGAAAAGGAAAGAAAAAGCgaatttgaaaaaaaaaaaaatgaattaaaagaaattattataaaaatgaaagaagaacaaataaatattattaataataaaaatatgttaaaattaaaagacaaagaattaaatgaagaaatatattcattagaaaaaaaactaaaaaaaattaaatatgtatatgaaaaatctttatatacatttaaggagaaattaaaaaaaaatgaattaaatgaaagtgtaataaaagaaaatgatgaattaagaaataactataaaaaagtaataaaagaaaatagatttttattaaaagaaaaagatcatatgaaaaatatgttaaataaatataatcataaagataatgttataataaGTAAAACATATTTTCAACAAATTAATCaagaattaaaatatttcaaagaaaataatacaaataatcttttattattaaataacaaaaaatataatgaaaatatacaatcatatattaaaatgatacataaaaatagaaaaaaaagtttaCAACATATATCcaattttattatacaactagaaaatatatatgatttaataaataacGAAATAGTAGAACAACaatttcataatatattaaaaagtattaatgatatcaaatatatattaaatgatgaaatcaaacaagaaaaaaatataatggATATATTGTCATTATCACAATCGCCTAAACTTatgaaaacaaaaaataacGATCATTATATATCAAACAGTTATATGTTAGAAGAAAAACAGAATGAAAAGGTTCTTCAAAACGATACATTGTTTGaagaacatatatataaacacaATCATCCTCAAcaaaaggaaaaaaaaaaccaaCAAGAACAACAACAAGAACAACAACAAGAACAACAACAAGAACAACAACACaataacaacaataataataataataatacatttaaaGATAATCCATTgagtaaaaaaaaagagcTTCTTCTTCCATGTGtagacaaaaaaaaaaaattaaataatatatatacatccaaggatgagaaaaaaataaaaaatacaaaattatttatgGTAAAGGATAAATCTAATgttataacaaaaaaaatacacgacaaaaaaaataataaagttATTGAAAATTTAAAGAGTGAAATTAGTAGACTAATACAAACGggtatatataatgaagacgacgaaataattataagtatgaaaaaaaagttaaACGCATTAgtaaattaa